AACCCAGCGTCAGCAATTCCTCACCAAACACGTCCGGGTCCAATTCCTTGTAGGTCCAGCCGAAATCCGCCGAGTCACGCCATTGGCCCAGGGCTTCCAGGAACGGGTCGCGCCCATCCATCATCGCCACGCCGGTGTAGAGCACCAGCGAGCCGCCCGGTGTGAGCCGGGGCAAGGCCTGTTCGACGATGCGCAGCGACAGCCCGGCGCCCAATGCGCCGCCGCCATGGCGGTAGGCGCGCTCGGAGGGATCGGCCATGTACGGCGGGTTGGCGACGATCAGGTCGAAGTTGCCTGGCACGTCCTGCAACACGTCGCTGTGGGCGACCTCGACATTGCCCACCTCGGCCAGCGCGGCGTTCACAGCACTCAGGCGCAAGGCTTGCGGGTTGATGTCCACCGCCAACACTTGCGCTTCACGCCGGGCACGGGCAATCACGATCGCGCCGACGCCGGCGCCGCAACCAATGTCCACGGCGCGATGCACAGCCGAGAAGTTCTGTTGCAGATGAGTATGGATCAGTTGGGCAAAGCGGTAGCTGTCAGGGCCGAAGAACACCGCATCGGTGGCTTGCGTGGGGAACTGCGAATGAGCGAACAGCAAGCCATCCAGGCTCGACCAGCGCACCCGGCTGCGCAGCAGGCCGTCGCGTTCTTCCAGCACTTGGGCTTCTTGCAGTTGCCGCTGTTCATCGGCGCTGATCAGTCCCGGCGCAAACGGCCGCGACCAGCCGAACACGTCCCGCAAGGTCTTGGCGTGTTCATTGCCGGGCCGCTGGTTGACCCGCTCGTGGGTCAGCGGCGTCGGGGTAATGAAACGGTAGCCGTCGGCTTGCAGGCGCCGGCCCAGTTGCAACAGCGCAAGGTCCGTCTCGGACAGGCGTTCTTGCTCATTCATGCAGGGCTCCCTAGCGAAGTGCGGATTTGAGTTCGATGAACCGGCGGGTTGCCAGCAGCCCGGCCGGATGGCTGTGGCAACGGGCAGAGAGCCAGGGCATCAGGACCTGCATCTGCTCGTCGGGCGCCCGGCCTCGCAGTGCCTGTTGCAAGCGTTGTACATCGGGATCATCCATCGGCGTCGTTGGCTCGCAAGCGGCAACCGGACCGCGCCGCACGCCAGCCCTTGTGCCCTCGTCCAGCCAGTCACCGGCTATCCAATCGTGCAGCAGCTGTTTTTCATAGGGGCTAAATACTCCAAACATGGCTGCGCCAGCCCCGTCGATCAGTGTCCAGAAGCGGCTGTTCTGTGGGTCTTCATGGCGCTTGATCCAGCCCTTGTTCTGCATGGCCGCCAGGAACCCTTCCAATTGGCCCGGCGCCGAGAGCCACTGGTTGACGGTCTTGCCTTCAAATTTGCAGTAATCAGAGTGCATGTGCTGGCCG
The sequence above is drawn from the Pseudomonas sp. St316 genome and encodes:
- a CDS encoding class I SAM-dependent methyltransferase — protein: MNEQERLSETDLALLQLGRRLQADGYRFITPTPLTHERVNQRPGNEHAKTLRDVFGWSRPFAPGLISADEQRQLQEAQVLEERDGLLRSRVRWSSLDGLLFAHSQFPTQATDAVFFGPDSYRFAQLIHTHLQQNFSAVHRAVDIGCGAGVGAIVIARARREAQVLAVDINPQALRLSAVNAALAEVGNVEVAHSDVLQDVPGNFDLIVANPPYMADPSERAYRHGGGALGAGLSLRIVEQALPRLTPGGSLVLYTGVAMMDGRDPFLEALGQWRDSADFGWTYKELDPDVFGEELLTLGYQNVERIAVVALVVTRIGAGIGGVIGGIIDEQAHEIRH